In Trueperaceae bacterium, the sequence GTAGGGGAAGGCCAGAAGGACGTCCATGAGCCGCATGACGACGGTGTCGACCCAGCCCCCGACGTACCCCGCGACCGTGCCGAGCGCCCCTCCGACCACGACGCCCATCCCGACCGACGTAATGCTGACGAGAAGCGTGACCCGGGCGCCGTAGATGATGCGCGAGAGAATGTCGCGGCCGAAGGCGTCGGCGCCGAGGAGGTAATCGGACCCGGGTGCGGCGCGGCGATCGAAGAGGCTTTGCGCCGCCGGATCCTGGGGAGCGATCCACGGTGCAAAGAGCGCCGCGAAGGCCGTGAGGATCACGATCCCGAGGGCGACGACCGCCAATCGATTGCGGCGGAACCGCTTCCACGTTCCCCGCGTGGGGGCCGACGCATCGGACGCACCGCGCTTCACGCGTACCTCACGCGCGGATCGAGGAACCCGTAGCTGACGTCGACGAGCAAGTTGACGGTGACGTAGACGGTCGCCAGCACGAGGACGACCCCTTGGACCAGCAGGTAGTCGCGGTTGAAGATGGCGAAGACGGTGAGGCGGCCCAGGCCGGGCCACGAGAAGACGGTTTCCGTCAAGACCGCACCCCCCAGCATCTGCCCGAGTTGCAGCCCGAGCGCGGTGACGACGGGGATCAGGGCGTTGCGGAGGGCGTGCTTGTAGAGGATCTGCAGGGAGCCGACCCCTTTGCTCCGGGCCGTTCGGACGTAGTCCTCCTGCAACACCTCGAGGAGGCTGGCGCGCGTCATGCGCGCAAGAATCGCGATCGAAGGGAGCGCCAGCGTGACCGAGGGGAGGACGTAGTGGCGCCAGGTTCCCCGCCCCGCCACGGGGAACCAGCCGAGCTCCACGCTGAAGAACACGATGAAGACCAGCCCGGTCCAGAACACCGGCATGGAGAGTCCGGCGAGCGACAGGACGCGGACGGCGTTGTCGACGACGCCGTGGGGACGGGCAGCCG encodes:
- a CDS encoding ABC transporter permease — translated: MLAYLIRRILLAVPILLGVVAVVVASLEIVPGDPVALMLGEFATPESIEATRTELGLDRPLVVRYVDYVAGVFQGDLGTSIKDRRPVATIIGETLPATAQLAAVAILVALAVGLPLGVASAARPHGVVDNAVRVLSLAGLSMPVFWTGLVFIVFFSVELGWFPVAGRGTWRHYVLPSVTLALPSIAILARMTRASLLEVLQEDYVRTARSKGVGSLQILYKHALRNALIPVVTALGLQLGQMLGGAVLTETVFSWPGLGRLTVFAIFNRDYLLVQGVVLVLATVYVTVNLLVDVSYGFLDPRVRYA